One genomic segment of Maridesulfovibrio bastinii DSM 16055 includes these proteins:
- the recQ gene encoding DNA helicase RecQ, with translation MIKRKSSPIDILQSVYGYTSFRGIQEDIISRVMNGYNAVVFMPTGGGKSLCYQIPSILRDGVGIVISPLIALMHDQVVALKEMGVSAEYLNSSVPKDKISEIIFSLKTNKIDLLYISPERLTSSGFIEFLTQLKIGLIAIDEAHCVAQWGHDFRPDYLSLEILAQTFPKIPRMALTATADGPTRNEILSRLNFTTEDIFSTGFDRPNIKYTIVPKKDAKKQLLQFINNEHFLECGIVYRMSRKKVEETATWLNKNGIKALPYHAGLSPETRKINQRRFMSEDGIVMVATIAFGMGIDKPDVRFVAHMDLPKSIEAYYQETGRAGRDGLAAEAFLLIGLQDITFLKRMILSGNASDSRKALELRKLNSMLAYCESPGCLRQPLLAYFGEELTKPCGNCSTCISPPLKFDGTIAAQKALSNIYRTDQLFGTNYLIDILLGKETDRIKKLNHNKLSTFGIGTEFTKDEWLSIHRQLISQSMVDVDIEGYGALKLNRKSWQILKKIKKVEFRKDPVLTKNSKTKKKNFTIGDENCPSLTTPEASELLDSLRLLRSALASEQKVPAYVIFADKTLLELACYRPSSTGQLFGINGLGDQKIFRYGDIIIKTLAEHEKVYGRPENLPQLPEPKAKALNIAPENQNLTATILETYNLFEKYLNVEDVAQKRNLKIKTIYSHLKTCVEQNKLNADDILDISNQEITCIKETLELYKKEGYKQLLPVYEALFGNYSYEILRIISAENARDS, from the coding sequence ATGATTAAAAGAAAATCCAGCCCAATTGATATCCTGCAAAGTGTCTATGGCTACACAAGCTTCAGAGGAATTCAGGAAGATATAATTTCAAGAGTGATGAATGGTTATAATGCAGTAGTATTCATGCCCACCGGAGGTGGTAAATCATTATGCTACCAAATTCCTTCAATACTTAGAGATGGTGTGGGCATAGTCATCTCTCCGCTCATTGCTTTGATGCATGATCAGGTCGTTGCCCTTAAAGAAATGGGAGTCAGTGCTGAATACTTAAACTCTTCAGTTCCGAAAGATAAAATTTCTGAAATAATATTCAGCCTCAAAACTAATAAAATTGATCTGCTGTACATCTCTCCGGAAAGATTGACTTCTTCTGGATTTATAGAATTTTTAACTCAATTAAAAATTGGATTAATTGCTATAGACGAAGCACATTGTGTTGCTCAATGGGGACACGATTTCAGACCAGACTATTTAAGTCTTGAAATTCTAGCTCAAACTTTTCCTAAAATTCCACGTATGGCGTTAACTGCAACAGCAGATGGTCCTACTAGAAATGAAATTCTGAGCCGCCTCAATTTTACCACTGAAGACATATTTTCAACCGGATTTGATAGACCTAATATCAAATATACGATTGTCCCTAAAAAGGATGCTAAAAAACAATTATTACAGTTTATTAACAATGAACATTTTCTAGAATGCGGCATAGTTTACAGAATGAGCCGTAAAAAAGTCGAAGAAACTGCAACCTGGCTGAATAAGAATGGAATCAAAGCTCTCCCCTACCATGCCGGGTTATCCCCTGAAACCAGAAAAATAAATCAAAGACGCTTTATGTCTGAAGATGGAATAGTAATGGTTGCAACAATTGCATTCGGAATGGGGATAGATAAACCGGATGTCCGCTTTGTTGCCCACATGGATTTACCCAAAAGTATTGAAGCATATTATCAGGAAACAGGCCGTGCCGGGAGAGATGGGCTGGCTGCAGAAGCTTTTTTATTGATAGGTCTACAAGATATTACATTCTTAAAACGAATGATACTTTCAGGAAATGCCAGCGATAGCCGTAAAGCTCTGGAGCTTAGAAAGTTAAACTCTATGCTTGCATATTGTGAATCACCCGGATGTTTAAGACAGCCGCTACTCGCATATTTCGGAGAAGAATTAACAAAACCGTGTGGTAATTGTTCAACTTGTATTTCACCTCCTTTAAAATTTGATGGAACCATTGCAGCTCAAAAAGCACTTTCAAATATCTATAGAACTGATCAGCTGTTTGGAACCAATTATCTTATTGATATTTTACTGGGTAAAGAAACCGATAGAATAAAAAAACTCAACCACAATAAACTCAGCACGTTCGGCATTGGAACAGAGTTCACAAAAGATGAGTGGCTTTCCATACATCGCCAGTTAATTTCACAAAGCATGGTAGATGTAGACATAGAAGGTTACGGAGCGCTGAAGCTTAATCGTAAGAGCTGGCAAATACTAAAAAAAATTAAGAAAGTTGAATTCAGGAAAGACCCAGTCCTTACTAAAAATTCAAAAACAAAGAAAAAGAATTTTACTATAGGTGATGAAAACTGTCCGTCTTTAACAACACCAGAAGCCAGTGAGCTGCTAGATTCCCTTAGGTTGCTGAGAAGTGCTCTTGCGAGTGAACAAAAAGTACCTGCTTATGTAATTTTTGCAGATAAAACACTCTTGGAGCTGGCCTGTTACAGACCATCTTCAACAGGCCAGCTCTTCGGAATAAATGGTTTGGGTGATCAAAAAATATTTCGATACGGTGACATAATTATCAAAACGCTCGCAGAACACGAGAAAGTATACGGTCGTCCTGAAAATCTGCCACAACTTCCTGAACCAAAAGCTAAAGCTTTAAATATTGCACCGGAAAATCAAAATTTAACAGCAACAATTCTTGAAACTTATAATCTTTTTGAAAAATATTTAAATGTTGAAGATGTTGCCCAAAAAAGAAATTTAAAAATAAAAACTATTTACAGTCATTTAAAAACATGTGTTGAGCAAAATAAACTTAATGCTGACGACATTCTGGACATAAGCAATCAAGAAATTACATGCATTAAAGAAACCTTGGAGTTGTATAAAAAAGAGGGCTACAAACAGCTTTTGCCCGTTTATGAAGCCCTCTTTGGTAACTATTCGTATGAAATTTTAAGAATAATAAGCGCAGAAAATGCAAGAGATTCTTAG
- a CDS encoding PpnN family nucleotide 5'-monophosphate nucleosidase has translation MKTELTIPILNKEMDTQTVSFKDLEKLTLGLADPSNRMTEIIGALINVHKNNVHDTRAIREKFSEMKVEIARVNGDLNLLCSNVPSDCLYDGRNVIWRSIEHVSAVIRDIIFSPPRTPNNEKCDSAYIKKFVEHSGVMYRGERDLVMFTWGGHRVPRDEYEFAKELGYWMALFMPDMENITGCGFGIMKAPFKGAQVAYAKQSTPERFGCRDFIGFSEKKILAAEAPNELVTKLVTFPTIEERMEAFIRASHRGKVHPGGPGTAEEIFTMLSLLSMPENKGISYNFDLVERDGGVYFKELDEYLKICFGNALEGFYNIHIGSPSSYARHVTEQTKSLNTRYLWNDDLVFGKEIQEPFDVSFESMEGLNLSRDQEPYLLLTNLRRFFSSIVHLSVKDPDMLDSWGSDRPLIHGDKDIVSATDAFARKLEKQGRIHPNRKYATCYRIK, from the coding sequence ATGAAAACAGAGCTAACTATTCCTATTTTGAATAAGGAAATGGATACCCAGACGGTTTCCTTTAAGGACTTGGAGAAACTCACTCTAGGCCTGGCTGATCCATCCAATCGTATGACCGAAATTATCGGTGCTCTCATAAATGTTCATAAAAATAATGTTCATGATACAAGAGCGATAAGAGAAAAATTCAGCGAAATGAAGGTTGAAATTGCCAGAGTAAATGGTGATTTAAATCTTTTATGTTCGAATGTACCTTCAGATTGTTTATACGATGGTCGCAATGTTATCTGGCGTTCCATTGAACATGTTTCAGCAGTTATCCGTGATATAATTTTTTCTCCTCCCCGAACACCAAACAATGAGAAGTGTGACTCAGCTTATATTAAAAAGTTTGTTGAGCATTCAGGTGTAATGTACAGGGGAGAAAGGGATCTTGTAATGTTCACTTGGGGTGGACACAGGGTGCCTAGAGATGAATATGAGTTTGCAAAAGAGCTTGGATACTGGATGGCTCTTTTTATGCCGGATATGGAAAATATCACCGGCTGTGGTTTTGGTATCATGAAGGCTCCTTTTAAGGGTGCTCAAGTTGCTTATGCCAAGCAAAGTACTCCCGAAAGATTTGGATGCAGGGATTTTATAGGCTTTTCTGAGAAAAAGATTCTTGCGGCTGAAGCTCCAAATGAATTGGTAACCAAGCTGGTAACATTTCCGACTATTGAAGAACGGATGGAAGCTTTTATCAGGGCTTCACACAGGGGAAAAGTTCATCCAGGCGGTCCCGGAACAGCAGAAGAAATTTTTACAATGCTATCTTTGCTTTCAATGCCTGAAAACAAAGGTATTTCATATAATTTTGACTTGGTTGAAAGAGACGGTGGTGTCTACTTCAAAGAACTTGATGAGTATTTAAAAATCTGTTTTGGCAATGCGTTAGAAGGCTTCTACAACATTCATATTGGTTCCCCAAGTTCTTATGCACGCCATGTCACCGAGCAGACTAAATCATTGAATACAAGGTATCTATGGAACGATGATTTAGTATTTGGCAAAGAGATTCAGGAACCGTTTGATGTTTCTTTTGAGAGTATGGAAGGTTTGAATTTATCAAGGGATCAGGAACCTTATCTTTTGCTTACAAATCTTCGTCGCTTCTTTTCATCAATTGTACATTTATCTGTTAAGGACCCGGATATGCTTGACTCTTGGGGTTCTGACCGTCCTCTCATTCATGGAGACAAAGATATTGTTTCTGCTACAGATGCTTTTGCCAGAAAATTGGAAAAGCAGGGTAGAATACATCCAAATAGAAAGTACGCTACCTGCTATCGGATAAAGTAA
- a CDS encoding S1 family peptidase, translating into MFQDIYLRYRSGCMGLYFMDDLNQLVFLGTTFVVHPDGYLLTAAHAIAPAVTMQKELMVVSVPPEEDFLPMISSSFRAVPVNIAQIDKEHDIALLEFTDDVGINMPDHIIGVPDAIPTGTGVACLGFPFGFQCIYNQVLQQAVVSAKILSANGTRLFLFDSRVQDGSRGAPLISMEDQRVLGVVSGRFDSFEASPVEEKDRGMPTSFSYAVSIEYAVPLMEAQGLEVV; encoded by the coding sequence ATGTTTCAAGATATTTATTTAAGATATCGCAGTGGCTGTATGGGCCTGTATTTTATGGATGACCTAAACCAATTAGTATTTTTAGGAACAACTTTTGTTGTTCATCCTGATGGTTATCTACTTACAGCTGCGCATGCTATTGCTCCTGCCGTTACTATGCAGAAAGAACTTATGGTAGTCTCTGTTCCACCAGAAGAAGACTTTTTACCTATGATCAGCTCTTCTTTTCGTGCCGTACCGGTAAATATCGCTCAAATTGATAAAGAGCATGATATCGCTTTGCTTGAGTTTACTGATGATGTTGGCATAAATATGCCTGATCATATTATAGGAGTACCTGATGCCATTCCAACAGGTACTGGTGTGGCCTGTCTGGGCTTTCCTTTTGGCTTTCAGTGTATCTATAATCAGGTCTTACAGCAGGCTGTAGTTAGTGCCAAAATTCTTTCTGCTAATGGTACAAGATTATTTCTTTTCGATAGCAGGGTTCAGGACGGTTCGAGAGGTGCACCACTTATCAGCATGGAAGATCAGCGTGTTCTTGGTGTCGTTAGTGGGCGATTTGACAGCTTTGAAGCCTCACCAGTAGAAGAGAAAGACAGAGGCATGCCAACAAGTTTTTCCTACGCTGTATCAATTGAATACGCTGTTCCTCTTATGGAGGCTCAAGGACTTGAAGTCGTTTAG
- a CDS encoding glycine betaine ABC transporter substrate-binding protein — MRVFIVAFLIVLLTVTAALAEKKPITIVHANWSSSVASATLVKVVLQERLGRKCVLVETDAENMWKMVAEGKADVMLSAWLPDTQKKYYKEYGVKIDDLGPNLEGTKIGLVVPKITAGRFTAGTGIRNRPYIDTESIPELKKQADKYKHRIIGIDSGSGLMHKTKEAIRKYDLTDSFRLISGSEVSMVAELSHAIRHQRWVVVTCWRPHWVFARWNLHFLDDPENVFGKSGYISTMARKGLKDDEPDVYKVLDKFSWTPEEMGQLMLWIQEDEGLFPYEKALRWMRAHPEDVNSWLQ; from the coding sequence TTGCGTGTATTTATTGTTGCCTTTCTTATTGTCCTTCTCACTGTCACGGCAGCGTTGGCTGAAAAAAAGCCCATAACAATAGTCCATGCTAATTGGTCTTCTTCCGTTGCAAGTGCAACTCTTGTTAAAGTTGTTTTGCAGGAGAGACTGGGACGTAAATGTGTGCTTGTTGAGACAGACGCAGAAAATATGTGGAAGATGGTTGCTGAAGGCAAGGCTGATGTTATGTTGTCAGCCTGGCTTCCAGACACCCAGAAAAAATATTATAAAGAATACGGGGTAAAAATTGATGACCTCGGTCCGAACTTAGAAGGAACTAAAATAGGGCTGGTCGTCCCTAAAATTACTGCGGGGCGGTTTACAGCCGGTACAGGGATACGAAATCGCCCGTATATTGATACTGAGTCAATTCCTGAATTAAAAAAACAGGCAGATAAATATAAGCACAGAATTATTGGAATTGATTCTGGATCAGGCTTAATGCACAAAACCAAAGAAGCAATCAGAAAATATGATCTAACTGATTCTTTTAGACTGATTTCAGGAAGCGAAGTTTCAATGGTGGCAGAATTAAGTCATGCTATCAGGCATCAGCGTTGGGTGGTTGTAACCTGCTGGCGTCCTCACTGGGTGTTTGCGCGCTGGAATCTTCATTTTCTTGATGATCCTGAAAATGTTTTTGGTAAATCCGGGTATATCAGTACAATGGCTCGAAAAGGCCTTAAAGATGATGAGCCTGATGTTTATAAGGTGTTGGATAAATTCAGTTGGACTCCTGAAGAAATGGGGCAGCTTATGCTGTGGATTCAAGAGGATGAAGGGCTTTTCCCTTATGAAAAGGCTTTAAGATGGATGCGTGCTCATCCTGAAGATGTGAATTCATGGCTTCAATAA
- a CDS encoding BCCT family transporter has translation MNDQEDTKQVQDSDSGKEGWFHLEVHPWVFFGSAAVIILFVGVTIIFQHFLGNVFSAMQNYMSTYAGWFFIATMNIVLIFVLIILVSRFGDIRLGGPDAEPEFSTGAWFAMLFSAGMGIGLLFYSVAEPMFHFVANPLTKPGTTEAARKAMDITFLHWGLHPWGVYTIVGLALAFFSFNKGLPLSIRTAFYPILGERIYGGIGNVIDIMSTVATLFGVATSLGLGVQQVNAGLNHLWGIEQNITVQIILITGITAVATWSVVKGLDGGIRILSELNITLAAGLALFVLLLGPTLFIFNAVLENIGYYIQFLPQLSTWNETYEHTQWQNGWTIFYWAWWIAWSPFVGMFIARVSYGRTIREFILSVLLVPTFITFLWITIFGNTALNIEMFGNGGIAKVVQDNIPISLFVMLENFPLSGVTCFLGVVVVMTFFITSSDSGSMVIDIITSGGDPNPPVLSRLFWAILEGVVAAVLLAGGGLVALQTATITTGLPFALILLGLCYSLYKGLKEYTGPQEFSMDLSKKPSQFRLKNKPLSKAKTFGRRSLW, from the coding sequence ATGAATGATCAGGAAGATACTAAACAAGTTCAGGATAGTGATTCAGGCAAGGAGGGCTGGTTTCATCTTGAAGTGCACCCATGGGTTTTCTTTGGCTCAGCAGCGGTGATAATCCTTTTTGTAGGAGTCACTATAATCTTTCAGCATTTCTTGGGAAACGTTTTTTCTGCAATGCAGAATTATATGTCAACGTATGCTGGTTGGTTCTTTATTGCGACAATGAATATTGTCCTGATATTTGTACTCATAATCCTTGTTAGTCGGTTTGGAGATATCCGCTTGGGAGGGCCTGACGCAGAACCGGAGTTTTCGACCGGGGCGTGGTTTGCAATGCTGTTTTCAGCCGGTATGGGTATTGGACTGCTTTTTTACAGTGTCGCGGAACCGATGTTTCATTTTGTTGCCAATCCTCTCACTAAGCCCGGAACAACTGAAGCGGCCAGAAAAGCTATGGATATAACTTTTCTTCACTGGGGGCTGCATCCTTGGGGCGTTTATACCATTGTAGGGCTGGCTCTAGCCTTTTTTTCATTTAATAAAGGCTTACCACTTTCTATCAGAACCGCGTTTTATCCTATTCTAGGTGAGCGTATTTATGGTGGAATAGGTAATGTTATCGATATAATGTCTACCGTGGCAACCTTGTTCGGCGTGGCTACTTCATTAGGATTGGGTGTTCAACAGGTTAATGCCGGGCTTAATCATTTATGGGGAATTGAGCAGAATATCACTGTCCAGATTATATTGATAACAGGTATTACTGCTGTAGCTACATGGAGTGTTGTCAAAGGGCTTGATGGTGGTATTCGTATACTGAGTGAGCTTAATATAACTCTTGCAGCAGGGTTGGCTTTATTTGTTCTTCTGCTTGGCCCGACACTTTTTATTTTCAACGCTGTTCTTGAAAATATTGGATACTATATCCAGTTTCTTCCTCAGCTTTCAACGTGGAACGAAACCTACGAGCACACACAGTGGCAGAATGGTTGGACTATATTTTATTGGGCATGGTGGATAGCATGGTCACCTTTTGTAGGAATGTTTATCGCTAGAGTTTCCTATGGGCGCACAATTCGTGAATTTATTTTAAGCGTTTTGCTTGTGCCTACCTTTATTACTTTCCTTTGGATAACCATTTTCGGAAATACTGCCCTTAACATCGAAATGTTTGGTAATGGCGGAATAGCTAAGGTTGTTCAGGATAATATCCCTATTTCTCTTTTCGTAATGTTGGAGAATTTCCCTCTGAGCGGAGTAACCTGTTTCCTCGGGGTCGTGGTCGTAATGACATTCTTTATTACTTCTTCGGACTCTGGGTCTATGGTCATAGACATTATTACTTCCGGTGGAGACCCTAATCCGCCTGTTTTATCCCGCCTTTTCTGGGCAATACTTGAGGGGGTAGTTGCTGCCGTTCTGCTTGCCGGCGGAGGACTAGTCGCTTTGCAGACAGCAACCATAACCACAGGATTGCCCTTTGCATTAATTCTACTCGGGTTGTGTTACTCGCTATATAAGGGACTAAAAGAATACACCGGACCACAAGAATTCAGTATGGATTTATCGAAGAAACCATCACAGTTCAGATTGAAAAATAAACCGTTATCCAAGGCTAAGACTTTTGGACGCCGCAGTCTCTGGTAA